From Triticum urartu cultivar G1812 chromosome 2, Tu2.1, whole genome shotgun sequence, a single genomic window includes:
- the LOC125541022 gene encoding ethylene-responsive transcription factor FZP, with translation MSSRSSSGGGGASQMMAFSEHSLPKPIAGHPQPQPSPPSSPSERPAPRGRRRAQEPGRFLGVRRRPWGRYAAEIRDPTTKERHWLGTFDTAQEAALAYDRAALSMKGAQARTNFVYAHAAYNNYPPFLAPFHAQHQPAAYAASSAMPYGGQQQHAGAGPPHIGSSYHHGHGYHQQGPGECSMPVPSAADHGASGPMDVRGSSGHDFLFPSADDNSGYLSSVVPESCLRPRGGDLQDARRYSVSDADAYGLGLREDVDDLATMVAGFWGGADAPYGGGHDMVASSQGSDNGYSPFSFLSH, from the coding sequence ATGAGCTCTcgcagcagcagcggcggcggcggtgcctCCCAGATGATGGCCTTCTCGGAGCATTCGCTGCCGAAGCCGATCGCCGGTCACCCGCAGCCGCAGCCGTCCCCGCCGTCGTCGCCGAGCGAGCGGCCGGCGCCGCGCGGCAGGCGGCGCGCGCAGGAGCCCGGGCGCTTCCTGGGCGTGCGCCGGCGGCCGTGGGGCCGGTACGCGGCCGAGATACGCGACCCGACCACCAAGGAGCGGCACTGGCTCGGCACCTTCGACACGGCGCAGGAGGCCGCCCTGGCCTACGACCGCGCCGCGCTCTCCATGAAGGGCGCGCAGGCGCGCACCAACTTCGTCTACGCGCACGCCGCCTACAACAACTACCCGCCCTTCCTCGCGCCGTTCCACGCGCAGCACCAGCCCGCCGCCTACGCCGCGTCCTCGGCCATGCCGTACGGCGGCCAGCAGCAGCACGCGGGCGCGGGGCCGCCGCACATTGGCAGCTCGTACCACCACGGCCACGGCTACCACCAGCAGGGCCCGggcgagtgttccatgccggTGCCCAGTGCCGCGGATCACGGCGCCAGCGGCCCGATGGACGTGCGCGGCAGCAGCGGCCACGACTTCCTCTTCCCCAGCGCCGACGACAACTCCGGGTACCTGAGCAGCGTGGTGCCGGAGAGCTGCCTCCGGCCCCGCGGCGGCGACCTGCAGGACGCGCGGCGCTACTCCGTGTCCGACGCCGACGCCTACGGGCTGGGCCTCCGGGAGGACGTGGACGACCTGGCGACGATGGTGGCCGGCTTCTGGGGCGGCGCCGACGCGCCGTACGGCGGCGGCCACGACATGGTCGCCTCGTCGCAGGGCTCGGACAACGGCTACTCCCCCTTCAGCTTCCTCTCCCACTGA